A window of the Bacteroidales bacterium genome harbors these coding sequences:
- a CDS encoding redox-sensing transcriptional repressor Rex, with translation MMAKLPEKTVERLSQYRRTLLNLMQQGRTHVYSHELGHMHNYTAVQVRRDLMFIRYSGAQRKGYDVADLARYIGTVLDSETGLNLAVVGMGNLGRAITAYFSGKRPKLNLVAAFDVDPAKTDRVIAGVYCYPMRQLRQIISEKDISIAMITVPVDHAIEVTNELVLAGIKGILNFTTVPVTVPPHVYLEEYDMITSIEKVAYFVMSMQKQD, from the coding sequence ATGATGGCAAAACTTCCGGAAAAAACGGTGGAAAGGCTGAGCCAGTACCGCCGCACCCTGCTGAACCTGATGCAGCAGGGACGAACCCATGTTTATTCGCACGAACTGGGACACATGCATAATTATACCGCCGTTCAGGTGCGGCGCGACCTTATGTTCATCCGTTATTCCGGCGCCCAGAGAAAAGGGTATGACGTGGCCGACCTTGCCCGGTATATTGGTACAGTTCTTGACAGCGAAACCGGACTCAACCTGGCAGTTGTTGGTATGGGAAATCTCGGAAGAGCCATCACAGCGTATTTTTCCGGAAAACGACCCAAACTTAATCTGGTAGCGGCTTTCGACGTTGATCCGGCCAAAACCGACAGGGTTATTGCCGGCGTTTACTGCTATCCCATGCGCCAGCTCAGGCAAATTATTTCCGAAAAGGACATTTCCATTGCCATGATCACCGTACCGGTTGACCACGCCATAGAGGTGACCAATGAACTTGTTCTGGCCGGTATTAAAGGAATTCTCAACTTCACCACCGTGCCGGTTACTGTTCCTCCTCACGTGTACCTCGAAGAATACGACATGATTACCTCCATTGAAAAGGTCGCCTATTTCGTAATGTCTATGCAGAAACAGGATTAA
- a CDS encoding 4Fe-4S dicluster domain-containing protein, with product METKGLVYTIRDRCRVCYTCVRECPVKAIKIVNGQAEVIPERCIACGNCTIVCSQGAKVFVKNHEEVLSLLEQQGRVAALIAPSFAAEFDELEDYRILVGMLRKLGFSLVLEVAFGADLVTDRYLKLLYANPGRTYISSDCPAIVNYTEHYRPEVIEHLIPVVSPMVATTRAARKLYGKDLRVVFIGPCIAKKEESAETDLVITFRELRQMLKMRGIDPEQTIPSDFDPPVGGKGAIFPVSRGMMHSMNLSENVFEENVLVASGRGNFQEAIKELVSGSVVPKHMELLCCEGCIMGPGMSRGAQKFAGASKISRYVKEKLENLDQQAWQKSIRQFDDLDLSRTFVSRPVGEFVPSEEEIEQVLQRMGKFSPQDYLDCGACGYDTCRNHAIAIINGLAENEMCLPYTIEKLHKSIHDLAVSRDKLFNVQQALKQTEKLAHMGQLSAGIAHELNNPLGVIIMYSNILLEECPPDSPLRKDLELIVEQSARCKSIVSGLLNFARKNQVNHAKVDLNEFIELAVKSVIIPPHIRLHRLFNLKNKHACFDQEQMTQVITNLLKNAVEAMPSGGEITLLTEDSDSSITFVISDTGTGIQKEYLDKVFEPFFTTKGIGKGTGLGLATAYGIVKMHKGQITVTSNADPAAGPTGTTFRITLPREDEFAEKTLNA from the coding sequence ATGGAAACCAAAGGACTTGTTTATACCATCCGCGATCGGTGCAGGGTTTGTTATACCTGCGTAAGGGAATGCCCCGTCAAGGCAATCAAAATTGTTAACGGCCAGGCCGAAGTGATTCCCGAACGCTGCATAGCCTGCGGAAACTGCACGATTGTATGCAGTCAGGGAGCAAAAGTTTTTGTTAAGAATCACGAGGAGGTACTGTCGCTTCTGGAACAGCAGGGACGCGTGGCGGCCCTGATTGCTCCAAGTTTTGCCGCCGAATTTGATGAACTGGAAGATTACCGCATACTGGTTGGCATGCTTCGGAAACTGGGATTCAGCCTGGTGCTGGAAGTGGCTTTTGGCGCCGATCTGGTTACTGACCGTTACCTGAAGCTTCTGTACGCCAATCCGGGGCGCACTTATATTTCATCCGATTGCCCGGCCATAGTGAACTATACTGAGCATTACCGACCGGAGGTCATTGAGCACCTCATCCCGGTAGTTTCGCCGATGGTGGCCACAACCCGTGCTGCCAGGAAGCTGTATGGAAAAGACCTTCGCGTGGTATTCATAGGTCCCTGCATAGCCAAAAAGGAAGAATCTGCCGAAACCGACCTGGTGATCACCTTCAGGGAGTTGCGCCAGATGCTGAAAATGCGCGGCATTGACCCGGAACAAACCATTCCCTCCGACTTTGACCCGCCCGTTGGAGGCAAGGGGGCTATTTTCCCTGTAAGCCGCGGTATGATGCACTCGATGAATCTCAGCGAAAATGTGTTTGAAGAAAATGTACTGGTTGCTTCAGGACGCGGCAACTTCCAGGAAGCAATAAAAGAACTTGTCAGCGGATCGGTTGTTCCCAAGCATATGGAACTGCTGTGCTGTGAAGGCTGCATCATGGGGCCCGGCATGTCACGGGGTGCCCAGAAATTCGCCGGCGCCTCAAAAATTTCACGGTACGTAAAAGAAAAGCTTGAGAATCTCGACCAACAAGCCTGGCAGAAGAGCATCCGGCAATTTGATGACCTCGACCTTTCCCGCACCTTTGTTTCACGTCCTGTGGGAGAATTCGTTCCTTCGGAAGAAGAAATTGAACAGGTTCTGCAACGCATGGGAAAATTCTCGCCTCAGGATTACCTCGATTGTGGTGCCTGCGGATACGACACCTGCCGGAATCATGCCATTGCCATCATCAACGGCCTGGCAGAAAATGAGATGTGCCTTCCCTACACCATTGAAAAACTCCATAAATCCATTCACGATCTTGCCGTCTCGCGCGATAAACTTTTCAACGTCCAGCAGGCTCTCAAGCAAACGGAGAAACTGGCCCACATGGGACAACTTTCAGCCGGAATTGCCCATGAACTGAACAATCCCCTGGGAGTCATCATTATGTACAGCAACATACTCCTGGAAGAATGCCCTCCCGATTCTCCCCTTCGCAAAGACCTTGAACTGATTGTCGAACAATCAGCCCGGTGCAAAAGCATCGTTTCGGGCCTGCTGAATTTTGCCCGGAAAAACCAGGTGAACCATGCCAAAGTCGACCTGAATGAGTTTATTGAACTCGCCGTTAAATCCGTTATCATACCTCCCCACATCCGACTGCATAGATTGTTCAACCTCAAAAACAAGCATGCCTGCTTTGATCAGGAACAGATGACCCAGGTGATTACCAATCTTTTGAAAAATGCCGTGGAAGCAATGCCTTCGGGAGGAGAGATCACGTTGCTCACTGAAGATTCCGACAGCAGTATTACCTTTGTCATCAGTGATACAGGAACAGGCATTCAAAAGGAATACCTTGACAAAGTGTTTGAACCGTTTTTCACTACCAAAGGCATAGGAAAGGGAACCGGCCTCGGGCTGGCAACGGCATACGGCATTGTAAAAATGCACAAAGGACAGATTACAGTCACTTCCAATGCCGATCCTGCCGCCGGTCCTACCGGCACTACCTTCAGGATTACCCTCCCCCGGGAAGATGAATTCGCTGAAAAAACACTAAATGCATAA
- a CDS encoding 2Fe-2S iron-sulfur cluster binding domain-containing protein: MVFTIQVNNREIEARKGETILEALRRAGFEVPTLCNMKDFTPTGACRMCVVEVEGRQDLVPSCSHYVEEWMKISTHSPRVIKARRTITELLLSNHPDDCLYCEKNGNCELQKIAEEMHIRERKIPGSPVFIRPDRSSPGITREPAKCILCGRCVRVCEEIQQVATLDFIYRGSSIKVTPAFDHELNFSNCIQCGQCLLVCPTGALTEKVRFTELESKLHDASATVVAHYSPSVPLLLAEKFRLKPSADASGVLKAILSKLGFDRVYASAFGTEVFIMEEAALLLRRIRKNENLPVISSACPAWVSFAENEFPDLLPLLSTCRSPQQMASTLAKMHVSEDKTVKEPDKIFTVAISPCTARKYESQKPELTRKGLPETDLAISISELFRLIRLYGVDPLMVESEALPNGMKAITSAGRLSDISGGITEGVIRTFYFMATGKDLKEYRIEKLRNHKSRRDYTLKAGNHEYRFAVLSGLAMLPSLIEEIRSGTCNLHYVEIMACPGGCTAGGGQPSAPSQQILRQRAKETFESEEKEILKCAHRSPEITELYEKKLGEPGGKKAVDLLHTHFTARNIFARK, from the coding sequence ATGGTCTTTACCATTCAGGTAAATAACAGGGAGATTGAAGCCCGGAAAGGAGAAACAATCCTGGAAGCATTGCGCCGGGCAGGGTTCGAAGTGCCGACACTCTGCAATATGAAGGATTTTACTCCCACGGGAGCATGCCGGATGTGCGTGGTTGAAGTGGAAGGAAGACAGGACCTGGTTCCTTCCTGCTCGCATTACGTGGAAGAATGGATGAAGATTTCCACCCACTCCCCCCGGGTCATCAAAGCCCGCCGCACGATTACAGAGCTTCTTCTTTCCAATCACCCCGACGACTGCCTTTACTGTGAAAAGAACGGGAATTGCGAACTGCAGAAAATTGCTGAAGAAATGCACATCAGGGAACGAAAAATTCCCGGAAGTCCTGTATTCATAAGGCCTGACCGTTCCAGCCCCGGCATCACAAGGGAACCGGCCAAATGCATCCTCTGCGGCCGGTGTGTCAGAGTATGCGAAGAAATTCAGCAGGTAGCCACTCTGGACTTCATTTACCGCGGAAGCTCCATAAAGGTTACACCAGCCTTTGACCATGAACTGAATTTTTCGAACTGCATACAGTGCGGACAGTGCCTGCTTGTATGCCCTACCGGCGCGCTCACCGAGAAAGTCCGTTTTACCGAACTGGAAAGCAAACTGCACGATGCCTCTGCAACAGTGGTTGCCCATTATTCACCTTCCGTGCCTTTGCTCCTGGCCGAAAAGTTCCGGTTAAAACCATCAGCAGATGCCAGCGGTGTGCTGAAAGCCATTCTTTCAAAACTTGGTTTTGACAGGGTGTATGCATCAGCTTTCGGAACAGAGGTTTTCATCATGGAAGAAGCTGCCCTGCTCCTTCGCCGTATCCGTAAAAACGAAAACCTTCCGGTCATCAGCTCTGCCTGTCCCGCCTGGGTATCTTTTGCCGAGAATGAGTTTCCCGATCTGCTCCCGCTTCTTTCCACCTGCCGCTCCCCCCAGCAAATGGCCAGTACCCTGGCCAAAATGCATGTTTCAGAAGATAAAACAGTAAAAGAACCGGACAAAATATTCACGGTGGCTATTTCACCCTGCACCGCCAGGAAATACGAAAGCCAGAAACCGGAACTCACCCGCAAAGGGCTTCCGGAAACCGATCTGGCCATCAGCATTTCCGAACTGTTCAGGCTTATCCGACTCTACGGAGTGGATCCCCTTATGGTAGAAAGCGAAGCCCTGCCCAACGGCATGAAGGCCATTACATCCGCAGGAAGATTGTCAGATATTTCAGGAGGAATTACCGAAGGCGTTATCCGGACCTTCTATTTTATGGCTACCGGTAAGGACCTGAAAGAATACCGCATTGAAAAACTGAGAAACCATAAGAGCCGGCGCGATTATACGCTGAAAGCCGGGAATCATGAATACCGCTTTGCCGTGTTGAGCGGATTGGCCATGCTTCCTTCCCTGATCGAGGAAATTCGCTCCGGTACATGCAACCTGCATTATGTCGAGATCATGGCATGTCCGGGCGGATGTACCGCAGGCGGAGGACAACCTTCAGCACCCTCCCAGCAAATTCTCCGCCAACGGGCAAAAGAAACCTTTGAAAGCGAAGAAAAGGAAATTCTGAAATGTGCTCACAGGAGTCCGGAAATTACAGAACTTTACGAAAAAAAACTGGGTGAGCCCGGCGGAAAGAAGGCGGTAGATCTTCTTCATACCCATTTCACGGCACGCAACATTTTTGCAAGGAAGTAA
- a CDS encoding response regulator, with translation MAPQKTILLADDDPDYLFQLSFYLQKAGFRVLPAGSQKEAEKILEAEKPDLAIFDLMMENEDSGFILSHKMKKKYPEVPVIIATSVAAETGIPFGLENEDDRKWIKADCYLEKGIRPEQLLNEINKLLG, from the coding sequence ATGGCTCCGCAAAAAACCATCCTGCTTGCCGATGACGATCCGGATTACCTTTTTCAGTTGAGTTTCTACCTGCAAAAGGCTGGGTTCAGAGTTCTGCCGGCAGGTTCCCAGAAGGAAGCTGAAAAAATTCTGGAAGCAGAAAAGCCTGATCTGGCTATTTTTGATCTCATGATGGAAAATGAAGACAGTGGCTTTATACTGAGCCACAAAATGAAAAAAAAGTATCCCGAAGTGCCGGTCATCATTGCCACCTCGGTAGCCGCTGAAACCGGAATACCTTTTGGCCTGGAAAATGAAGACGACAGGAAATGGATCAAGGCCGACTGTTACCTCGAAAAAGGAATACGGCCGGAACAATTACTGAATGAAATCAACAAACTGCTGGGATAA
- a CDS encoding adenylyltransferase/cytidyltransferase family protein — protein MRIFRSFDEAGCVRNAVVTTGTFDGVHLGHKAIINRLNRLAGEVQGESMLITFHPHPRKVLYPESEGRNLRMILTQEEKIEHLRQTGLQNLLIIPFTIDFSRISSYTFVTEYLLGKLHAKVIVVGYNHHFGHNREGDYSYLYELSKKLGFGVEEIPMQEIQNESVSSTKIRKALQEGNIQRANAYLDHLFCLSGIASEGNPFLHKKGFPTSFLTVSDPEKLIPPQGVYAVRAKANDTSYKGICNIFFPDNRYDLSPSIEFILLEQAPPLIPGIKVRLFFHKRLRGFMQFANPEDLIRQITSDKQQVDELIY, from the coding sequence ATGCGGATTTTCAGAAGCTTTGACGAAGCAGGATGTGTGAGAAATGCGGTAGTTACTACCGGAACGTTCGACGGAGTCCATTTGGGACACAAGGCTATCATCAACCGTCTGAACCGGCTCGCCGGTGAGGTGCAGGGAGAATCAATGCTGATTACCTTTCATCCTCACCCGCGGAAAGTTCTTTACCCTGAATCGGAAGGACGAAACCTCCGGATGATCCTTACCCAGGAGGAAAAAATCGAGCACCTCAGGCAAACCGGACTTCAGAACCTTCTGATCATCCCCTTTACCATAGATTTTTCCCGAATTTCGTCCTATACCTTTGTGACCGAATACCTGCTGGGCAAACTGCATGCCAAGGTGATCGTGGTGGGATACAATCACCACTTCGGGCATAACCGGGAAGGGGACTACAGCTACCTCTATGAACTCAGCAAGAAACTTGGTTTTGGCGTTGAGGAAATTCCCATGCAGGAAATCCAGAACGAGAGTGTCAGTTCAACTAAAATACGGAAAGCCCTTCAGGAAGGAAACATTCAAAGGGCCAACGCCTACCTCGATCACCTTTTCTGCCTCAGCGGAATTGCTTCCGAAGGAAACCCGTTTCTTCATAAAAAAGGATTTCCGACCAGCTTTCTCACAGTGAGCGATCCCGAAAAACTGATTCCGCCGCAAGGCGTCTATGCGGTGAGGGCAAAGGCAAATGATACATCATACAAAGGCATTTGCAATATTTTTTTCCCTGACAACAGGTACGATTTGTCACCCTCCATTGAATTTATCCTGCTGGAGCAGGCACCGCCCCTCATCCCTGGCATCAAAGTACGGCTCTTTTTCCATAAACGGCTCCGCGGTTTCATGCAGTTTGCAAACCCGGAAGACCTGATCCGGCAAATCACCAGCGACAAACAACAGGTTGACGAACTGATCTACTGA
- a CDS encoding hybrid sensor histidine kinase/response regulator, whose product MDRLKILVVDDEPGIRSGIVRILRNYRVSYPFMDEDFEFDLLEASTGEEAIQLIDAHKPDIILLDNKLPGIQGIDVLEYIKEKNYDMVVAMITSYASLDVAIKATGFGAHDFIPKPFTPQELKSSIDNITKQLFLKRITRGLKEEGKKIRYQFLSVLSHELKTPLNAIEGYLRMMQERQLGNDMAAYDPMIDRALSRIQGMRNLIMDLLDFTKIRFEKRQEHIRVVNVGELTRNAIQAFQPYAIQKGIEFTVSCNDPVLMEADPSDLEIVLNNLISNAVKYNIDNGKVTITISDTDKEVKIEVSDTGIGMTTEEVEKVFREFTRIKNEKTKNIPGSGLGLAIVKKITELYNGSIEVESEPEKGSIFRIILPKKQKSVS is encoded by the coding sequence ATGGACAGACTGAAAATACTGGTTGTTGATGATGAACCCGGCATACGGTCGGGTATCGTCCGTATTCTCCGGAACTACAGGGTAAGCTACCCGTTTATGGATGAAGACTTTGAATTTGACCTGCTGGAAGCATCCACGGGTGAAGAAGCAATTCAACTGATTGATGCCCATAAACCCGACATCATCCTGCTTGACAACAAACTTCCCGGAATTCAGGGTATTGATGTACTCGAATACATCAAGGAAAAAAATTACGACATGGTTGTGGCCATGATAACATCCTACGCTTCGCTTGATGTGGCAATTAAGGCAACCGGTTTCGGAGCACACGATTTCATTCCCAAACCTTTTACTCCCCAGGAGCTTAAATCATCAATCGACAACATAACCAAACAACTTTTCCTGAAACGAATTACCCGAGGTCTTAAGGAGGAAGGGAAAAAAATACGTTACCAGTTTCTTTCGGTGCTGAGCCATGAACTGAAAACGCCCCTGAATGCCATTGAAGGATATCTAAGGATGATGCAGGAACGGCAACTGGGCAACGATATGGCGGCATACGACCCGATGATTGACCGCGCTCTCTCGCGCATCCAGGGCATGCGGAACCTCATTATGGACCTGCTCGATTTTACAAAAATCCGGTTCGAAAAACGGCAGGAACATATACGGGTAGTCAATGTGGGCGAATTGACCCGTAATGCTATCCAGGCCTTCCAACCCTATGCCATACAGAAAGGAATTGAATTTACGGTATCCTGCAACGATCCGGTTTTAATGGAAGCTGATCCCTCCGATCTGGAAATTGTTCTGAACAATCTTATTTCCAATGCCGTAAAATACAATATCGACAATGGCAAAGTAACTATCACTATTTCCGATACCGACAAAGAAGTCAAAATAGAAGTGTCTGACACAGGAATCGGAATGACCACGGAAGAGGTCGAAAAAGTTTTCAGGGAATTTACCCGCATAAAGAACGAAAAAACCAAAAACATACCGGGAAGCGGTCTTGGGCTGGCGATTGTTAAGAAAATTACCGAGCTTTACAACGGTTCCATTGAAGTGGAAAGTGAACCGGAAAAAGGAAGCATTTTTCGTATTATATTGCCGAAAAAACAAAAATCCGTTTCCTGA